The Urbifossiella limnaea genome has a window encoding:
- a CDS encoding D-TA family PLP-dependent enzyme — MHPAYALADAADVFTPALVLYPELIRANIARVVELAGGPGRLRPHVKTHKTREIARMLLDAGVTKHKCATIAEAEMLASAGAPDVLIAYPLVGPNIKRLAALMTAFPGTTFSVLIDHPDSAKALSAGMAAAGHTVGVVLDLDVGQHRTGIAVGDGALSLYLAAAKLPGLRPDGFQAYDGHNHQPDRADREAAVRGFLAPVLELRAAAEKAGVPVPRLVCGGTPTFPIFAGMTDVPGVECSPGTFVLHDAGYGGKFADLAGITPAAVLVTRVISRPTADRVTFDLGNKAVAADPPMERRVHLLDFPEYRTVGHNEEHLIVETAGAAKYAPGDVVYALPGHVCPTVALHREVLVAEGNRVVGRWAVAARDRVLTV; from the coding sequence ATGCACCCCGCCTACGCCCTCGCCGATGCGGCCGACGTGTTCACCCCGGCGCTCGTGCTGTACCCGGAACTCATCCGCGCCAACATCGCCCGCGTCGTCGAGCTGGCCGGCGGCCCCGGCCGGCTGCGGCCGCACGTCAAGACGCACAAGACGCGCGAGATCGCCCGGATGCTGCTGGACGCCGGCGTGACGAAGCACAAGTGCGCCACCATCGCCGAGGCCGAGATGCTGGCGTCGGCCGGCGCCCCGGACGTGCTCATCGCCTACCCGCTGGTCGGCCCGAACATCAAGCGCCTTGCGGCGCTCATGACCGCATTCCCCGGCACCACCTTCTCCGTGCTCATCGACCACCCGGATAGCGCCAAGGCGCTGTCGGCCGGGATGGCGGCCGCGGGCCACACCGTCGGCGTCGTACTCGATTTGGACGTGGGCCAACACCGCACCGGCATCGCGGTCGGTGACGGGGCGTTGTCACTCTACCTCGCCGCCGCGAAGCTGCCGGGCCTGCGGCCGGACGGGTTCCAGGCCTACGACGGCCACAACCACCAGCCCGACCGGGCCGACCGCGAGGCGGCCGTGCGGGGGTTCCTGGCGCCGGTGCTGGAACTGCGCGCCGCCGCGGAGAAGGCCGGCGTTCCGGTGCCGCGGCTGGTGTGCGGCGGCACGCCGACGTTCCCCATCTTCGCCGGCATGACGGACGTGCCCGGCGTGGAGTGTTCGCCCGGCACGTTCGTGCTGCACGACGCCGGCTACGGCGGGAAGTTCGCCGACCTGGCCGGCATCACCCCGGCCGCGGTGCTGGTGACGCGCGTGATCAGCCGGCCGACGGCGGACCGGGTGACGTTCGACCTCGGCAACAAGGCGGTGGCCGCGGACCCGCCGATGGAGCGGCGGGTTCACCTGCTGGACTTCCCCGAGTACCGCACGGTGGGGCACAACGAGGAGCACCTGATCGTGGAGACGGCGGGGGCGGCGAAGTACGCCCCGGGCGACGTGGTGTACGCGCTGCCGGGGCACGTCTGCCCGACGGTGGCGCTGCACCGCGAGGTGCTGGTGGCCGAGGGGAACCGCGTCGTGGGCCGGTGGGCGGTGGCGGCGCGCGACCGGGTGCTGACGGTGTGA
- a CDS encoding DUF1553 domain-containing protein: MPRALLALAAVLAAAPAAAQTPTADAAGSGVDFFEKKIRPALAEHCYSCHSADAAAKNKLKGGLALDTRDAVRAGGDSGPALVAGDPAKSLIVESLRYTGDLRMPPKGKLPPAVVADFEKWVKMGAPDPRTAATGVKQQVGLSIDEGRKFWSYRPVAAPAAPAVKNAAWPATDIDRYVLAALEAKGLNPAADADRATLARRVYFDLHGLPPTPEEIDAFVRDADPKAFEKLVDTLLASPRFGERWGRHWLDTARFAESVTLRGLVFKEAWRYRDYVIDAFNRDVPLDQFIREQLAGDLLAAATPEERARLIIATTYLQLGNTNLEEQDKRQLRMDVVDEQLDVIGKGLLGQTISCARCHDHKFDPIPTADYYALAGILRNVKALKDANVSNWVEVPLPAAPEVEAAVKQHEAAVADLQSRIKVAKAKAPKDAAAERTVKGVLAVKDVPGVVVDDAAAKKVGTWKDSTFSGTYIGAGYTHDDAKGAGEKTITFDPDLPATGRYEVWFAYSPGGSRAKDVPVTVFSADGEKTLHLDLTPNPPIRGRFVSLGQYRFEKDGQSFVLISNEGAKGHVTADAVAFIPVDQVPKDKAAPAGKVAAADQAAALEAELKKLQAAAPKRPMAMSVVEEAKIEDAKINVRGIVHNQGAVAPRGFLKVATAGPVPPMPANQSGRVQLADWVASKDNPLTARVYANRAWHWLFGSGLVRTADNFGTTGEAPSNPELLDHLATRLVQDGWSVKKLVRAIVLSRTYRQSSRADARTIAADPENRLFGHANRRRLEAEAIRDTMLTVSGKLEAFAGGPNFKDNVAADYGYRHTSAARSVYLPVFRNALPEVFEAFDFADPSMVVGKRSTSTVAPQALFMMNNSFPAEQAKAAAARVLAENLPTDGARLDRAYRLALGRLPTDGERAAMRRYLANQSGSPPAAWAAVFQALFASADFRYVE, from the coding sequence ATGCCGCGTGCCCTCCTCGCCCTCGCCGCCGTGCTCGCCGCCGCCCCCGCCGCGGCCCAGACTCCGACGGCTGACGCCGCCGGCTCGGGCGTCGACTTCTTCGAGAAGAAGATCCGCCCCGCGCTCGCCGAGCACTGCTACAGCTGCCACTCGGCCGACGCCGCCGCGAAGAACAAGCTCAAGGGCGGCCTCGCCCTCGACACCCGCGACGCCGTCCGCGCCGGCGGCGACAGCGGCCCCGCGCTCGTCGCCGGTGACCCGGCCAAGAGCCTGATCGTCGAATCGCTCCGCTACACCGGCGACCTGCGGATGCCGCCGAAGGGGAAGCTGCCGCCGGCCGTCGTCGCCGACTTCGAGAAGTGGGTGAAGATGGGCGCCCCGGACCCGCGCACCGCCGCGACCGGCGTCAAGCAGCAGGTCGGGCTGTCGATCGACGAAGGGCGGAAATTCTGGTCGTACCGGCCGGTGGCGGCGCCGGCCGCGCCGGCCGTGAAGAACGCCGCCTGGCCCGCGACCGACATCGACCGCTACGTCCTCGCCGCGCTCGAAGCGAAGGGGCTGAACCCCGCCGCGGACGCCGACCGCGCCACGCTGGCGCGCCGCGTCTACTTCGACCTGCACGGCCTGCCGCCGACGCCGGAGGAGATCGACGCCTTCGTCCGCGACGCCGACCCGAAGGCGTTCGAGAAGCTGGTGGACACGCTGCTCGCGTCGCCGCGGTTCGGCGAGCGGTGGGGCCGGCACTGGCTCGACACCGCCCGCTTCGCCGAGTCGGTGACGCTGCGCGGGCTCGTGTTCAAGGAGGCGTGGCGGTACCGCGACTACGTCATCGACGCCTTCAACCGGGACGTGCCGCTCGACCAGTTCATCCGCGAACAACTCGCCGGCGACCTGCTGGCCGCGGCCACGCCCGAGGAGCGCGCCCGCCTCATCATCGCCACCACGTACCTGCAGCTCGGCAACACCAACCTCGAAGAACAGGACAAGCGCCAGCTCCGCATGGACGTGGTGGACGAGCAGCTCGACGTGATCGGCAAGGGGCTGCTGGGGCAGACCATCAGCTGCGCCCGCTGCCACGACCACAAGTTCGACCCGATCCCGACCGCCGACTACTACGCCCTCGCCGGCATCTTGCGGAACGTGAAGGCGCTGAAGGACGCGAACGTGTCCAACTGGGTCGAGGTGCCGCTGCCCGCAGCACCCGAGGTGGAAGCCGCGGTGAAGCAGCACGAGGCCGCCGTCGCCGACCTGCAAAGCCGCATCAAGGTGGCGAAGGCCAAGGCGCCGAAGGACGCGGCGGCCGAGCGCACGGTCAAGGGCGTGCTCGCCGTCAAGGACGTGCCCGGCGTCGTGGTGGACGACGCGGCCGCGAAGAAGGTGGGCACCTGGAAGGACTCGACGTTCTCCGGCACGTACATCGGCGCCGGCTACACCCACGACGACGCCAAGGGGGCCGGCGAGAAGACGATCACGTTCGACCCCGACCTGCCGGCCACCGGCCGGTACGAGGTGTGGTTCGCGTACTCGCCGGGCGGCAGCCGGGCGAAGGACGTGCCGGTGACGGTGTTCAGCGCCGACGGCGAGAAGACGCTCCACCTCGACCTGACGCCGAACCCGCCGATCCGCGGTCGGTTCGTGTCGCTCGGGCAGTACCGCTTCGAGAAGGACGGCCAGAGCTTCGTCCTCATCTCGAACGAGGGCGCGAAGGGGCACGTCACCGCCGACGCGGTGGCGTTCATCCCCGTGGATCAGGTGCCGAAGGACAAGGCGGCGCCCGCCGGAAAGGTCGCCGCGGCCGACCAGGCGGCGGCGCTGGAGGCCGAGCTGAAGAAGCTGCAAGCCGCGGCGCCGAAGCGGCCGATGGCCATGAGCGTGGTCGAGGAGGCGAAGATCGAGGACGCCAAGATCAACGTCCGCGGCATCGTCCACAATCAAGGGGCGGTGGCGCCGCGCGGCTTCCTCAAGGTGGCGACCGCCGGCCCGGTCCCGCCGATGCCCGCGAACCAGAGCGGCCGGGTGCAGCTGGCCGACTGGGTGGCGTCGAAGGACAACCCGCTGACGGCCCGGGTGTACGCCAACCGGGCGTGGCACTGGCTGTTCGGCAGCGGCCTCGTTCGCACCGCCGACAACTTCGGCACCACGGGGGAGGCGCCCTCGAACCCCGAGTTGCTCGACCACCTGGCGACGCGCCTCGTGCAGGACGGCTGGAGCGTGAAGAAGCTGGTGCGGGCGATCGTGCTGAGCCGCACCTACCGGCAGAGCAGCCGGGCGGACGCGCGCACGATCGCGGCCGACCCCGAGAACCGCCTGTTCGGCCACGCCAACCGCCGGCGGCTCGAAGCGGAGGCGATCCGCGACACGATGCTGACCGTCAGCGGCAAGCTGGAGGCGTTCGCCGGCGGGCCGAACTTCAAGGACAACGTCGCAGCCGACTACGGCTACCGGCACACGTCGGCGGCGCGGAGCGTGTACCTGCCGGTGTTCCGCAACGCGCTGCCCGAGGTGTTCGAGGCGTTCGACTTCGCCGACCCCAGCATGGTGGTCGGGAAGCGGAGCACGAGCACGGTGGCGCCGCAGGCGCTGTTCATGATGAACAACTCGTTCCCGGCCGAGCAGGCGAAGGCCGCCGCGGCGCGGGTGCTGGCCGAGAACCTGCCCACGGATGGTGCGCGGCTCGACCGCGCGTACCGGCTGGCGCTGGGCCGGCTGCCGACCGACGGCGAGCGGGCGGCGATGCGGCGCTACCTGGCGAACCAGTCGGGGAGCCCGCCGGCCGCGTGGGCGGCGGTGTTCCAGGCGCTGTTCGCGTCGGCCGACTTCCGGTACGTGGAGTGA
- a CDS encoding DUF1501 domain-containing protein, with protein sequence MLTPVTRREWLSRTACGFGALALADLAHAQAPNPLAPRPPHHPAKAKRVIFLFMQGGVSHVDSYDYKPRLVADDGRQMPFDDARAIANTGARGTNRRVMKPLWEFKQRGQSGLWASELFPHVAQHMDELCVVRSLHTEGVAHGPATLFLHCGSTNFVRPSMGSWVLYGLGSENANLPGFMSIAPSAGNGGPRNYGTAFLPAIFQGTALGRAGGTAAEATIRNLTSPAGQRPPFELLRDLHAEQLRRSPGDAELEAVAASYELAHRMQQNAPDVLDLSKETAETLALYGVNDRATDTFGRQCLMARRLCEAGVRYVQVTYGDNSANPAWDQHSNMPKHADHAKACDKPIAGLLADLKRRGLLEDTIVWWGGEFGRTPFAQDNGTGRDHNPAGFTVWMAGGGLKKGVAFGATDEYGSQAVENKVHMHDLHATILHQLGLDHEKLTFRYSGRNFRLTDVHGRVVREVIA encoded by the coding sequence ATGCTCACCCCCGTCACCCGCCGCGAGTGGCTGTCCCGCACCGCCTGCGGGTTCGGCGCCCTCGCCCTCGCCGACCTGGCGCACGCCCAGGCGCCGAACCCCCTCGCGCCGCGCCCGCCGCACCACCCGGCGAAGGCCAAGCGCGTCATCTTCCTGTTCATGCAGGGCGGCGTCAGCCACGTCGATTCCTACGACTACAAGCCGCGCCTCGTCGCCGACGACGGCCGGCAGATGCCCTTCGACGACGCCCGCGCCATCGCCAACACCGGCGCCCGCGGCACCAACCGCCGCGTCATGAAGCCGCTGTGGGAGTTCAAGCAGCGCGGCCAGAGCGGCCTGTGGGCGTCCGAGCTGTTCCCGCACGTCGCCCAGCACATGGACGAGCTGTGCGTCGTGCGCTCGCTCCACACCGAGGGCGTCGCCCACGGCCCGGCCACGCTCTTCCTCCACTGCGGCAGCACCAACTTCGTCCGCCCCAGCATGGGGAGCTGGGTGCTGTACGGCCTCGGCAGTGAGAACGCCAACCTGCCCGGGTTCATGAGCATCGCGCCGTCGGCCGGCAACGGCGGGCCGCGCAACTACGGCACCGCCTTCCTCCCGGCCATCTTCCAGGGAACGGCGCTCGGCCGCGCCGGCGGCACCGCCGCGGAGGCGACCATCCGCAACCTCACGAGCCCCGCCGGGCAGCGGCCGCCGTTTGAGCTGTTGCGCGACCTCCACGCCGAGCAACTGCGCCGCAGCCCCGGCGACGCCGAGCTCGAAGCCGTCGCCGCGTCGTACGAGCTGGCCCACCGGATGCAGCAGAACGCCCCCGACGTGCTGGACCTGTCGAAGGAGACGGCCGAGACGCTGGCGCTGTACGGCGTCAACGACCGCGCCACCGACACGTTCGGCCGGCAGTGCCTGATGGCGCGCCGGCTGTGCGAGGCGGGCGTCCGCTACGTGCAAGTGACCTACGGCGACAACAGCGCCAACCCGGCGTGGGACCAGCACTCGAACATGCCGAAGCACGCCGACCACGCGAAGGCGTGCGACAAGCCGATCGCCGGGCTGCTGGCCGACCTGAAGCGGCGCGGGCTGCTGGAAGACACGATCGTGTGGTGGGGCGGCGAGTTCGGGCGGACGCCGTTCGCCCAGGACAACGGCACCGGCCGCGACCACAACCCGGCGGGGTTCACAGTGTGGATGGCGGGCGGCGGCCTCAAGAAGGGCGTGGCGTTCGGCGCGACGGACGAGTACGGCAGTCAGGCCGTCGAGAACAAGGTCCACATGCACGACCTGCACGCGACCATCCTGCACCAGCTGGGCCTCGACCACGAGAAGCTGACGTTCCGCTACAGCGGCCGGAACTTCCGATTGACTGACGTTCACGGCCGCGTCGTGCGCGAGGTGATCGCGTAA
- the pepT gene encoding peptidase T: protein MSALLDRFLRYARIDTQADDRTTAYPSSPGQLVLGAMLRDELRALGLDARQDEHGLVFATVPGNVPGAPTIAFNAHVDTNPENSGKDVNPQVIRAYAGGDITLPKDPSKVIRVADNPELTALVGKTIITTDGTTLLGADDKAGLAVIMEAVRTLVENPGLPHGPVAVVFTCDEEIGRGVLHLEPAMLGGAVAAYTLDGAGTAEIEDETFSADAATVTITGVNIHPSIAKGRMTNAIRLAGMFLDRLPKRRLSPETTAGRDGFLHPLTIDGGVGEVKIGFLLRDFDTPQLAVQAELLREIGRQVEREYPEAKVTVEVRKQYRNMRDGIAKEPRAIAYAAEAVKRAGMEPKFKIIRGGTDGAMLTEKGLPTPNLSTGEHNPHSPLEWTCLEEMEAAVRVVVELCGVWAGR from the coding sequence ATGTCCGCCCTGCTCGACCGCTTCCTCCGCTACGCTCGGATCGACACCCAGGCCGACGACCGCACCACCGCCTACCCCAGCTCGCCGGGGCAGCTGGTGCTCGGCGCGATGCTCCGCGACGAACTCCGCGCCCTCGGCCTCGACGCCCGCCAGGACGAGCACGGCCTCGTCTTCGCCACCGTGCCGGGGAACGTACCCGGCGCCCCCACCATCGCGTTCAACGCCCACGTGGACACCAACCCCGAGAACTCGGGTAAGGACGTGAACCCGCAGGTAATCCGCGCCTACGCCGGCGGCGACATCACGCTCCCGAAGGACCCGTCGAAGGTGATCCGCGTCGCCGACAACCCCGAGCTGACGGCGCTCGTCGGCAAGACGATCATCACCACCGACGGCACCACGTTGCTGGGCGCCGACGACAAGGCGGGGCTGGCCGTCATCATGGAGGCGGTGCGGACGCTCGTCGAGAACCCGGGCCTGCCGCACGGCCCGGTGGCGGTCGTCTTCACCTGCGACGAGGAAATCGGCCGCGGCGTGCTCCACCTGGAGCCCGCCATGCTCGGCGGCGCCGTCGCCGCGTACACGCTCGACGGCGCCGGCACCGCCGAGATCGAGGACGAGACGTTCAGCGCGGACGCGGCGACGGTCACCATCACCGGCGTGAACATCCACCCGTCGATCGCGAAGGGCCGGATGACGAACGCCATCCGCCTCGCGGGGATGTTCCTGGACCGCCTGCCGAAGCGCCGCCTCAGCCCCGAGACGACCGCCGGCCGCGACGGCTTCCTCCACCCGCTCACCATCGACGGCGGCGTCGGCGAGGTGAAGATCGGCTTCCTCCTGCGCGACTTCGACACGCCACAGCTCGCCGTGCAGGCGGAGCTGCTGCGCGAGATCGGCCGGCAGGTGGAGCGCGAGTACCCCGAGGCGAAGGTGACGGTCGAGGTGCGGAAGCAGTACCGCAACATGCGCGACGGCATCGCCAAGGAGCCGCGGGCGATCGCCTACGCGGCGGAGGCCGTGAAGCGCGCCGGCATGGAGCCGAAGTTCAAGATCATCCGCGGCGGCACCGACGGCGCGATGCTGACGGAGAAGGGGCTGCCGACGCCGAACCTCTCGACCGGCGAGCACAACCCGCACTCGCCGCTGGAGTGGACGTGTCTCGAAGAGATGGAGGCGGCCGTGCGCGTGGTCGTCGAGCTGTGCGGCGTGTGGGCGGGGCGGTAG
- a CDS encoding MaoC family dehydratase gives MSFSSHHLYFDDLEVGQEWDSIGRTVTETDIVNFAGFSGDFNPIHIDHEFARGTPFRRPIAHGFGVFSIASGLGVMTPPVRTIALLRVRFWNFLLPVFAGDTIRCHTRVVEKTVKGRGKRGEVVWYRGIVNQDGKTVQEGEVVTLLECRPLVRVGDPVAVGEPSANGTD, from the coding sequence ATGAGCTTTTCGTCCCACCACCTGTACTTCGACGACCTGGAGGTCGGCCAGGAGTGGGACTCGATCGGGCGGACGGTGACGGAGACGGACATCGTCAACTTCGCGGGGTTCAGCGGCGACTTCAACCCGATCCACATCGACCACGAGTTCGCCCGCGGCACCCCGTTCCGCCGGCCGATCGCGCACGGGTTCGGCGTGTTCAGCATCGCCAGCGGCCTGGGCGTGATGACGCCGCCGGTGCGGACGATCGCGCTGCTGCGGGTGCGGTTCTGGAACTTCCTGCTGCCGGTGTTCGCCGGCGACACGATCCGCTGCCACACCCGGGTGGTGGAGAAGACGGTGAAGGGCCGCGGCAAGCGCGGCGAGGTGGTGTGGTACCGCGGCATCGTCAACCAGGACGGCAAGACCGTGCAGGAGGGCGAGGTGGTGACGCTGCTGGAGTGCCGGCCGCTGGTGCGCGTGGGCGACCCCGTGGCCGTGGGCGAGCCGAGCGCCAACGGCACCGACTGA
- a CDS encoding glutamate--tRNA ligase, with product MTIRTRFAPSPTGYLHIGGVRTALFNWLYARRHGGQFVLRIDDTDAARNRAEAVKPILDGFDWLGLDWDEGPTKDASGNSVGPHAPYFQSQRNDRYVAAALQLIETGHAYPDYTTPDEQDARRKAAEKAKRAYVHRGSNRDVDPAENLRLYREKPAAVLLKVPEGRAVVFKDHVRGEVKVETSTIRDPALLRAPDAAGVCRALYSFATVVDEVAFGITHVVRAEEHLTNTPTQLLIFEALGATPPEFAHIPLVNYNNKKMSKRDLPPLSAQETAALKACGWTDEALKGRDDLNIATVAYYRELGYLPEAVINYLVRLGWSLDATSEFIPLDTILKNFDLDRITKAAANFDTKKLYWLQGEYMKLVPVADKVERCLPYLRRAGLVGETVPDAVRARLTQVAEAAGDRVKLFSDMVQFAGPLLRTDPVYDPAAVEKAMKPNAELLRAYRDALAAAEPFDAVTTAAALQAVAPEKDKHKALVAATRVAVTGVTVGFGLYETLAILGKAEALRRVDLGLKQVS from the coding sequence ATGACCATTCGTACCCGCTTCGCCCCGAGCCCGACCGGCTACCTCCACATCGGCGGCGTCCGCACGGCGCTGTTCAACTGGCTGTACGCCCGCCGGCACGGCGGCCAGTTCGTCCTCCGCATCGACGACACCGACGCCGCCCGCAACCGCGCCGAGGCCGTGAAGCCGATCCTCGACGGGTTCGACTGGCTCGGCCTCGACTGGGACGAAGGCCCGACCAAGGACGCCAGCGGTAACAGCGTCGGCCCGCACGCGCCGTACTTCCAGAGCCAGCGGAACGACCGGTACGTCGCCGCGGCGCTACAACTGATCGAGACCGGCCACGCCTACCCCGACTACACCACGCCCGACGAGCAGGACGCCCGCCGCAAGGCCGCGGAGAAGGCCAAGCGCGCCTACGTCCACCGCGGCAGCAACCGCGACGTGGACCCGGCCGAGAACCTGCGGTTGTACCGCGAGAAGCCGGCGGCGGTGCTGCTGAAGGTGCCGGAGGGGCGGGCGGTCGTGTTCAAGGACCACGTCCGCGGCGAGGTGAAGGTCGAGACGAGCACGATCCGCGACCCGGCGCTGCTCCGCGCCCCGGACGCCGCCGGCGTGTGCCGGGCGCTGTACTCGTTCGCCACCGTCGTGGACGAGGTGGCGTTCGGCATCACGCACGTCGTGCGGGCCGAGGAGCACCTCACCAACACGCCGACGCAGCTGCTCATCTTCGAGGCGCTGGGTGCGACGCCGCCGGAGTTCGCGCACATCCCGCTCGTGAATTACAACAACAAGAAGATGAGCAAGCGCGACCTGCCGCCGCTGTCGGCGCAGGAGACGGCCGCGCTCAAGGCGTGCGGGTGGACCGACGAAGCGCTGAAGGGCCGCGACGACCTGAACATCGCCACCGTCGCCTACTACCGCGAGCTGGGCTACCTGCCCGAAGCAGTCATCAACTACCTCGTCCGGCTCGGCTGGTCGCTGGACGCGACGAGCGAGTTCATCCCGCTCGACACCATCCTCAAGAACTTCGACCTGGACCGGATCACGAAGGCGGCGGCGAACTTCGACACGAAGAAGCTGTACTGGCTGCAGGGCGAGTACATGAAGCTCGTGCCGGTCGCCGACAAGGTGGAGCGCTGCCTGCCGTACCTCCGCCGCGCCGGGCTGGTCGGCGAGACGGTCCCGGACGCCGTGCGGGCGCGGCTGACGCAAGTGGCCGAGGCCGCGGGCGACCGGGTAAAGCTGTTCTCCGACATGGTGCAGTTCGCCGGCCCGCTGCTGCGGACGGACCCGGTGTACGACCCCGCCGCGGTCGAGAAGGCGATGAAGCCGAACGCCGAGTTGCTGCGGGCGTACCGCGACGCGCTCGCCGCCGCGGAGCCGTTCGACGCCGTCACCACGGCCGCGGCGTTGCAGGCGGTGGCGCCGGAGAAGGACAAGCACAAGGCGCTCGTCGCCGCGACGCGGGTGGCCGTCACCGGCGTGACGGTCGGGTTCGGGCTGTACGAGACGCTGGCGATCCTCGGCAAGGCCGAGGCGCTGCGGCGGGTCGATCTGGGTCTGAAGCAAGTGAGCTAA
- a CDS encoding adenosine kinase — translation MPKEFDVCGLGNSLVDILLELTAEEFGPLAFEKGTMRLVEPGEQKQLLSAFRDHEPRLVSGGSVANSVIACSQLGGRGAFIGCVGDDRYGLHYVEEFEQLGIDFVNDPLVGETTGTCVSIITPDAERTMRTSLAVSSHLAARHVPAERIAASEWLFVEGYVFANPSTGQHAIREALKAAKANRVKVALTCSEAFVPHAFGDAFREALAQSDLLFCNAVEATAVTGAATAADAFAALKGLVPNCVVTDGPNGAFVRFGGAEHHVPAFPCEPKDLTGAGDMFAGAFLYGVTHGVAPEKAARAANLLAMKVITQIGARLHHGAKDGWAEGLK, via the coding sequence ATGCCCAAGGAATTCGACGTGTGCGGCCTGGGGAACTCCCTGGTCGACATCCTGCTGGAACTCACCGCCGAGGAGTTCGGCCCGCTCGCGTTCGAGAAGGGGACGATGCGCCTCGTCGAGCCCGGCGAGCAGAAGCAGCTCCTGAGCGCGTTCCGCGACCACGAGCCGCGGCTCGTCAGCGGCGGCAGCGTCGCCAACTCCGTCATCGCGTGCAGCCAGCTCGGCGGCCGCGGCGCCTTCATCGGCTGCGTCGGCGACGACCGGTACGGGCTCCACTACGTCGAGGAGTTCGAGCAGCTCGGCATCGACTTCGTGAACGACCCGCTGGTCGGCGAGACGACCGGGACGTGCGTCAGCATCATCACCCCGGACGCCGAGCGGACGATGCGGACGAGCCTGGCCGTGTCCAGCCACCTGGCGGCGCGGCACGTCCCCGCCGAGCGGATCGCGGCGAGCGAGTGGCTGTTCGTGGAAGGCTACGTGTTCGCCAACCCGAGCACCGGCCAGCACGCCATCCGCGAGGCGCTGAAGGCCGCCAAGGCGAACCGCGTGAAGGTCGCGCTGACGTGCTCGGAGGCGTTCGTGCCGCACGCCTTCGGCGACGCCTTCCGCGAGGCGCTGGCCCAGTCCGACCTGCTGTTCTGCAACGCGGTCGAGGCGACGGCCGTGACCGGCGCCGCGACCGCGGCCGACGCCTTCGCGGCACTAAAGGGACTGGTGCCGAACTGCGTCGTGACGGACGGCCCGAACGGCGCGTTCGTGCGGTTCGGCGGCGCGGAGCACCACGTGCCGGCGTTCCCGTGCGAGCCGAAGGACCTGACCGGCGCCGGCGACATGTTCGCGGGGGCGTTCCTGTACGGCGTCACGCACGGCGTCGCGCCCGAGAAGGCGGCGCGGGCGGCGAACCTGCTGGCGATGAAGGTGATCACGCAGATCGGCGCCCGCCTCCACCACGGGGCGAAGGACGGCTGGGCCGAGGGGCTAAAGTAG
- the thpR gene encoding RNA 2',3'-cyclic phosphodiesterase, which produces MGRVRSFIGVGVGAEVRRKAVALQQQLARTGAGVKWAAEDGMHVTLLFLGELDDRDILPVCRAVKAAAATEPPFPLRVSGVGAFPTTRRPKVLWGGVTDGAEPLRRLYTAIEAKLLDLGLYVKEERDYTPHLTLGRVKGEADGFTLASELPKLLAWDGGRTTVDEVCVYSSELRRGGPEYAVLGRAELTG; this is translated from the coding sequence ATGGGTCGCGTCCGCTCCTTCATCGGCGTCGGGGTCGGGGCCGAGGTGCGCCGCAAGGCGGTCGCGCTGCAACAGCAACTCGCCCGCACCGGCGCCGGCGTGAAGTGGGCCGCCGAGGACGGCATGCACGTCACGCTGCTGTTCCTCGGGGAACTCGACGACCGCGACATCCTGCCGGTGTGCCGCGCCGTCAAGGCCGCGGCCGCGACCGAGCCGCCGTTCCCCCTGCGCGTGTCGGGCGTCGGCGCCTTCCCGACGACCCGCCGGCCGAAGGTGCTGTGGGGCGGCGTCACCGACGGGGCCGAGCCGCTCCGCCGCCTCTACACCGCGATCGAGGCGAAGCTCCTGGATTTGGGCCTGTACGTCAAGGAGGAGCGCGACTACACCCCGCACCTGACGCTGGGCCGCGTGAAGGGCGAGGCCGACGGGTTCACGCTCGCGTCGGAGCTGCCGAAGCTGCTGGCGTGGGACGGCGGCCGCACCACGGTGGATGAGGTGTGCGTGTACAGCAGCGAGCTGCGCCGCGGCGGCCCCGAGTACGCCGTCCTCGGCCGGGCCGAACTGACCGGCTGA
- a CDS encoding YciI-like protein, translating to MHYLLFYDVVADYVERRAPLRAEHLALARAAHARGELVLGGALADPADGAVLLFRGDSPAAAEAFARADPYVRNGLVTAWRVRAWATVVGDGAAVTLPPDLVVAGPADGR from the coding sequence GTGCACTACCTCCTCTTCTACGACGTGGTCGCGGACTACGTGGAGCGCCGCGCCCCGCTGCGGGCCGAGCACCTGGCCCTGGCGCGGGCGGCGCACGCCCGCGGCGAACTCGTCCTCGGTGGCGCCCTCGCCGACCCCGCCGATGGGGCCGTGCTCCTCTTTCGCGGCGACTCGCCGGCCGCCGCCGAGGCCTTCGCCCGCGCCGACCCCTACGTCCGCAACGGCCTCGTCACCGCGTGGCGCGTCCGCGCCTGGGCCACCGTCGTCGGCGACGGCGCGGCCGTGACCCTGCCCCCCGATCTGGTCGTTGCGGGGCCGGCGGACGGCCGGTAG